The genomic stretch AGCGTCAATAAATGCTGCCTCACCACCCATTTTCTGTGCCTCTGCAATAATATGAAGCGCAATAGTGGTCTTACCAGATGACTCTGCACCATATATCTCCACAATCCTACCTCTCGGAACTCCTCCAACGCCAAGCGCAATGTCTAAAGAAAGCGCACCTGTGGGTATAACATCAATATTTTCTTTTGCCATCTCGCCAAGCTTCATTATAGCGCCTTTCCCGTAAGCCTTCTCAATTTCCATAATAACCTTGTCTAAAGCTTTTTTCTTATCTAAGTTTTCCATTTTTAACCCCCATCTTTTCGAACATATGTTTAGAATTATTATATACTTTTGCCTCTAATTTTTCAATAATCAATTATCTTTTTTCTCAAAATATTGAGGGCAGCCTTTGAAGTCATCTCTTTTATCCTTAATCTGTCACCTGAAAACCTGAATTCAAAACTTTCAACATTCTCTTTTGTTGCAATACCAATATATACAAGCCCTACAGGTTTTGTTTCACTCCCACCGCCTGGCCCTGCAATTCCTGTCACAGACAGTGCAATATCTGCTAGCGAATTTGAAAGTGCTCCCTGTGCCATAAACCTTGCTGTCTGAGAACTTACTGCCCCGTGCTCTTTTAACACTTGCTCTGGTACACCAAGCAGTTTCATCTTAGCTTCATTCGAATATACTATGAACCCTCTGTCAAATACTTCAGATGCGCCCGGAACATTGGTAAGCTTGTTACAGATAAGCCCTCCCGTGCACGACTCGGCAACGCTAACCTTTAATTTCTTTTCTTTTAGCAAGCCTATCACAACTTCTTCCAAAAGCTGTCTGTCAACACCATAAATATACTCTCCTAAACGTTCTCTTATTCTATATTCCATCGATTGAAGAAGTGACTTTGCAAGCTCTACACTTTCTTTTTTTGTTGTAATTCTCAGCTCAACTTCAAACGGTTTTGCATAAAGAGCCATCGTTGGGTCTGTCTGAGAGAGAATTAAATCCTTCAGAGCCTCTTCAATAGAAGATTCTCCTATCCCAACAAACTTTAAAACTCTTGAGTAAATCTTTTGTTTTGAAAACTTCTCTAAATAAGGTAAGACTTCTTCTTCAAACATCGGCTGCATCTCAAAAGGAGGTCCAGGAAGTAAAATTGCAATCTTGCCGTCTTTTTCAATGATAAGTCCAGGTGCTGTACCATTTTTGTTATGAAGAATTTTGGCGTTTTCAGGAACATATGCCTGTTTTTTATTAATCTGAGGCATCATTACCTGCCTGCGTTCAAAAAACTTTTCAATTCTTCTTAATACATCTTCATCCAGCACAAGCTTCAAACCAAAATAATCTGCTACTGCTTCTTTTGTAATATCATCAGATGTTGGACCAAGCCCTCCTGTAAAAATCAATATATCAGCCCTCTTTGTGGCTATATCAATTGCCATTTTGAGCCTTTCCATATTATCCCCAACAGTTGTCTGAAAATAAAGGTCAATACCAAGCTCGGCCAATTTTTGAGCAAGGTATTGACTATTTGTGTTCAAAATCTGACCAAGCAACAGTTCTGTACCCACACAGATTATTTCAGCCACCATAAATTTTCGCCTCACTTTTTTGTAAAATCTATCACTTTCCAGTTTGCTTTTATATAATCAAAACCTGAATAAATTGTAAGTATTACTGCCACGTACAACATTATCTTATCAAAAGGAAACCCCAGAAGAATAAAAGGATAGTTGTCAAGCAAAAGAAGCACAACTGCCACAATCTGGCTTATTGTTTTCAGTTTTCCCCATAAATTTGCAGAAATAACTACACCTTCAGCAGCTGCAACCATCCTAAGGCCAGTTACCACAAATTCTCTTCCAATTATAATCATGGCAACCCAAGACGAAATTTTTCGCAGCTCCACTAAACCCACAAGTGCTGCGGTTATCAACAACTTGTCTGCAAGAGGGTCCAAGAATTTACCAAAATTTGTTACAATTTTTCTTGACCTTGCAATATATCCATCTAAGCTATCAGTAATTGCAGCAATTATAAATATTACCGCTGCTATAACCTTTGAATATGGAATACTACTGTAAAGCAAGAAGAACATAAATGCAGGTATCAACAATATTCTCACACTTGTTAAAATATTGGCAACATTCATCAAATTATCTCTCCTACTAAATCATACTCAAATGCATCGAGTATCTTCACATTGACAAACTGGCCAGCTGTCAGTTTCTTTTGAGAGAACACCAAAACTTTTCCGTCAACTTCTGGTGCTTCAAACTGGCTCCTTCCAATATAAAAGTTGTTTTTATCTTTTGCCTCTATAACAACTTCGTATTCTCTGCCAACTCTCTTTTTGTTCTGCCTTTTAGAAATTTTTCTCTGAATATTCAAAATATTTTCATACCTTCTCTGTTTTACCTCATCGTCAATCTGAGGAAGCTGCGAAGCAAGTGTCCCTTCCTCTTGGGAATACATAAAAGCACCAAGCCTGTCAAACTCAGCCCATTTTATAAAGCTGCAGAGCTCTTCAAATTCCTCATCAGTTTCTGTAGGGAACCCAACTAAAACTGTTGTTCTTATAATAACCTCATCAAAGCTTCTTCTTATCTTCTCTATCAGCCTTTTTATACCTTCTTTTGTTGTTTTTCTGTTCATGAGTTTTAATATTCTATCATTTATATGCTGAATTGGAATGTCAAAATAGTTAACTATTTTAGAAGAAGATTTTACCACCTCAATAAGACTTTCATCCACATCCTCAGGGTAAGAGTATAAAAATCTTATCCACTTGATTTTTTCAATCTTTTCAAGCTCTTCAAGCAAAGCATGTAACATCTTTTTGCCATATAAATCCAAACCATACTTTGTAGTATCCTGAGCTGTGAGGACAATTTCTTTATATCCTTTTTCTGCTAATTCTTTTGCTTCCTTTACTATATCCTCAATGGGTCTGCTTGTATATTTGCCTCTAATAAGTGGTATGGAGCAATAAGAGCATCTGTTGTTGCACCCTTCTGCTATCTTTATGTAGGCATAGTAACTGGGTGTAGCGATCATTCTTGGCATTGAACTTAAGTATACAAAAGAAGAAGTATCATCGAACACTTTTATCTTCTGCTTACCTTCGTACAAATCTTTTATTACCTCAGGCAGTTTTAACATTTCTTTCACACCAAGTATTGCATCAATTTCTGGCATTTGTTCTAATATCTCATCCTTGTATCTTTGTGTCAAACAGCCTGTTACTATCAAAAATTTGCATTTTTTGTTCTTATATTCAGCCATATCTAATATGGTATCTATGGATTCCTGTTTTGCATCGTTTATAAAACCACACGTATTTACAACAATCACATCAGCATCTTCTGCATTTGAGGTTATCTCAAACCCAGCTTTG from Caldicellulosiruptor kronotskyensis 2002 encodes the following:
- a CDS encoding competence/damage-inducible protein A: MVAEIICVGTELLLGQILNTNSQYLAQKLAELGIDLYFQTTVGDNMERLKMAIDIATKRADILIFTGGLGPTSDDITKEAVADYFGLKLVLDEDVLRRIEKFFERRQVMMPQINKKQAYVPENAKILHNKNGTAPGLIIEKDGKIAILLPGPPFEMQPMFEEEVLPYLEKFSKQKIYSRVLKFVGIGESSIEEALKDLILSQTDPTMALYAKPFEVELRITTKKESVELAKSLLQSMEYRIRERLGEYIYGVDRQLLEEVVIGLLKEKKLKVSVAESCTGGLICNKLTNVPGASEVFDRGFIVYSNEAKMKLLGVPEQVLKEHGAVSSQTARFMAQGALSNSLADIALSVTGIAGPGGGSETKPVGLVYIGIATKENVESFEFRFSGDRLRIKEMTSKAALNILRKKIIDY
- the rimO gene encoding 30S ribosomal protein S12 methylthiotransferase RimO, which translates into the protein MIKVGFVSLGCNKNLVDSEIMMGACVKAGFEITSNAEDADVIVVNTCGFINDAKQESIDTILDMAEYKNKKCKFLIVTGCLTQRYKDEILEQMPEIDAILGVKEMLKLPEVIKDLYEGKQKIKVFDDTSSFVYLSSMPRMIATPSYYAYIKIAEGCNNRCSYCSIPLIRGKYTSRPIEDIVKEAKELAEKGYKEIVLTAQDTTKYGLDLYGKKMLHALLEELEKIEKIKWIRFLYSYPEDVDESLIEVVKSSSKIVNYFDIPIQHINDRILKLMNRKTTKEGIKRLIEKIRRSFDEVIIRTTVLVGFPTETDEEFEELCSFIKWAEFDRLGAFMYSQEEGTLASQLPQIDDEVKQRRYENILNIQRKISKRQNKKRVGREYEVVIEAKDKNNFYIGRSQFEAPEVDGKVLVFSQKKLTAGQFVNVKILDAFEYDLVGEII
- the pgsA gene encoding CDP-diacylglycerol--glycerol-3-phosphate 3-phosphatidyltransferase, with translation MNVANILTSVRILLIPAFMFFLLYSSIPYSKVIAAVIFIIAAITDSLDGYIARSRKIVTNFGKFLDPLADKLLITAALVGLVELRKISSWVAMIIIGREFVVTGLRMVAAAEGVVISANLWGKLKTISQIVAVVLLLLDNYPFILLGFPFDKIMLYVAVILTIYSGFDYIKANWKVIDFTKK